TAGATTAAATCATGGAGATTTACCTGACATCAATAAGGAGATGTTTGAATACCTACTAAAAAGAGTTGCTGTTTTAGAACATGCTATTAAAAAATATGATGGAATTGATTTAAGTAATGAATATACAGATCTTGAATGTATTTACAAAAAATTTATTTCAGCAATGAACTCTATTAGATAATGATTTTTGAACTTCTATTTTTAGGGCTTGTTACAGGTTTTGTTTCAGGTTTTTTTGGTGTTGGGGGAGGAATGATACTTGTTCCAATGCTTTTATTATCTGGATTAGTTATGAAAGAAGCCATATCTATTTCAGTGGTTCAAATGGTATTCAGTTCAATCTATGGTTCCTTTTTAAATAGTAAAAAGCAATCAGGTATATTAATTGATGGAATAGCTATTGGTGGTGGAGGCTTTATAGGAGGTCTGTGCTCAGGATTTGTAGTTGCTGCATTTTCAAATCTGACTTTACAATATATATTTATACTAATTATGCTAGCTTCAATTTTAAAGCTTTTTTTTACACCTGCTGAACATGATAAAAAAGAAAAAAATCAATCTATTTTATTACTTGTATTAATTGGTGCAATTTCAGGCGCAATTGCTATGAGTGTAGGTGCTGGTGGTTCTATTATTATAACTCCAATTTTAGTTGGATTTATGAATTATAATTTAAAAAGAGCAACAACTCTAGGGCTATTTTTTGTAATTTTTTCTTCTACTGCTGGATTTATCTCTTTAAGTTTCAATGGTCATATGCTTTATTCTCAAGGGATAATGGTAGGTCTAGCCTCTTTAGTTGGTGTATATTTAGGTATAAAAATAAAACATATGATTAATATAGTCTCTTATAAAAAATACATTCTTATTTTATATACTTTAACTTTTTCAATAATGATTTACAAAACTATTTAGTCTTTTTTAAAGCTTGTTCTCTTAATTTATCTTTTTTACTTTTTCTTTTTCCCTTTACAGGTGGCAAGCCCTTCTCTTTTTTTATAGGGCTTCCAGTTAATTCAAAGCCTTTTATTTGTTCTTTTTCAAGACTTATATCACTTCTTTTTTCAATCAAAGCAAAATGCTCTTTATCTTCATGGGATATAAAAGAGACTGCAATTCCACTCTTCCCTGCTCTCCCTGTTCTTCCAATTCTATGGATATAATCAGCAGTAGCCCTTGGTAAGTCATAATTAACTACACATGAAATATTTTCTATATGAAGTCCACGTGCTGCTATATCTGTAGCAAATAGTACTTTTATCTTTTTTGCTTTAAAACCTTCTAAAGTCTCATTTCTCTCTTCTTGAATTAAATCACCATGAAAAGACTCAGCCTCAAAGCCATATTTCCTAAATTTAAAAGCTAAATTATCACATGAACGTTTATTTGCCATGAAAACTAAAACTTGTTGCCAATTCTCTTCTTTTATCAAATGTCTAAGTAAAGCACTTCTATTCTCTTTATTTACTTCTATTACCCTTTGATTTATACTTTGAACTGTTGCTTCTTCATTTTCAATAGATATTTCAATAGGATTTTCTGTTATTTTTGATGCAATATTTAGCATCTTTGTAGGATATGTTGCAGAAAAAAGAAGATTTTGTCGTTTTTTTGGTAAAACTTCTAATAAAAGTTCTAACTCTTCTTCAAAACCAAAATCAAGCATTTTATCGGCTTCATCTAAAACAAAAAAATCAAGATTTGATAAATCCATTTGTTTTTTCTTTAAAATATCAAGTAACCTTCCAGTAGTAGCAACAATAACATCACACCCTTTTTGGATATTTAATAATTGCTCACCAATACTCTCTCCACCAATAACACTTACAACTTTTGGTTTTTTATTCATATATTTACTAAATGTTAAAAAAGCAGTAGCTACTTGTAGTGCCAACTCCCTTGTAGGAGTTAAAACCAAACATCTAATTTTTGGTTTTCCTTCATAATTTTGCTTGTACCAAAGATTTAATATGGGTAAAACAAAACTAGCAGTTTTTCCACTTCCCGTTTGTGCTTTTGCAATAATATCTTTATGTTCTAATACTAAAGGAATTACTTTTTCTTGAATTTCAGTTGGTTTAATATATCTATTCTCAGTAAGTGATTTATTTATCTGATCGGATAGTTTTAATTTGAAAAATGACATATCGTCTAATCCCTTTTATAATTTTTATACTTTATTATTATTTTGCTATCAAATCATTTAATAATGAACTTAAGTTACTATTATTTTTATAATTACTTTCATCAATACTATTATTTAATTTAGTATCAATAATTCCCCTATTTGAACTTATTATTAAATTATATAAACTATTTGTTTTTATTCTTTCATCTAAGTAAATATCAATAAGCTCATCACCTTTTAAAGCTAATATATTTATATCTTCATTCTCTGTAAATTCTAAAGCTAATATTCCAAGACAGTGTAAATCTGATTTATACTTTTTATCAAAAGACTTTGCAATTATAGCTCTTATTCCAAGTTCCTTTATTCCTTTTATTGACCACTCTATTTCCTCACCTATTCCAAAATTTTCACCAGCAAACAAAACTAAAGGTCTTTGTCTTTGTTTGAACCTTTGGGCTAGTTCATAAATAGATACTATCTCATCTTTTTCAAAATCTTTTGTAAAACCACCCTCTTTTGAAATAATTTTGTTTTTTAAACTCACATTATCAAACATTCCCCTTGACATAATTTCAAAGTTTCCACATCTACTCTCAAAAGTATTATAATCAAATGATTTTATTCCTTTTTGTTCTAAATAATTACCAGCTTCTGAATATAAAGATATTTGACCTTGGGGAGAGATATATTTAGTTTCTATATTATCTCCTAAAAGTGCCAGTATAGCTGCATTTTCAATTTGATTATTTTCATCTTCAACACTATTTATAAAATTTGATTGTTTTATATCTATGGAGTTTTCATCCCAATCAAAAGTTTTGCTTTTAAATATTTGTATATTTTGCCAAGAGATATCACCTAAAAATATATTATTGTATATCTCTTTATAAAATTTAAAATCTAACTTATCTAGATACTCAATTACTAAATCATTATTTGGCCAAAATTCACAACTCTTCATCTCTTTTATAATATTACTTTTTATTGTTTGCCCTAAGGTATATACAATAAGTAAAGATGGAGACATAAGATAACTTGATTTTATCAAAGGATGAATTTTTTCTTTTAGGTGTCTATTTCCAGAACTTATTGAAACAACATTTAAATTATATTTTCTAATCTCTTCTTCTATTCTCTCATCTAATAAATAAATAGTATCACACTCATTACCAATAATATCAAAGCCTAAATATTCAAAGTATTTCAATAAATCTAGTTTTGTTAAATAACTCTTTACAATATGAGATTTTATTATCAATACTTTTTTTATATTTTCATTAGCTTTAAGTCCTAATTCATAAGCTTTTTTTGCCACAAGTCCAGCATGTATCAATAAATAAGGATTTGATACCATTGTACACGTATTAATAGAGGCTAATACAATAGATGTATCCTTTAAAGTTATTCCTTCTTTAGTTATATATAGATTATCTAATTCTTTTATTCGTACTTTATTTTCAATATCCTTATAATCAAAAATAATAGGTTCTAACTCATCTAAGTTTATTTCAATTGTTTCATCAAAAGATAACTCTTTGTTCTCAAAGAAAAGCTCTTGATTTTTTAAGTATCTTTTAATAAGTTTTGAAAACTCATTACTATTTTTTGTATTAGTAAAATATAGTAATGTTTTATCCTCTATTGGGAAATAAAAAGAAATCGCACCATATTTTGTAGCCATATTAGATAAATAAGATCTATCTTCTAAAGTTAATTCAGAAAGTCCATCACCTAAAAACTCAACTATTTGCTTATTTATCCCATGTTCTTTTAATCTAAATTTTAAATATAACACTAAATCAGATGAAGTAAGCCCTTTTCGTAGTTTCCCTTTTATATTTACACCTAAAACTTTTGGTAACTTAAATTTTATAGGATAGCCTAATAGTGACAATTGGGTATCTATTCCTCCCACAGAATAACTTAATACTCCTAGTGAATTTGTAATAGAAGAGTTTGAATTACTACCTAAAACTGTTTCTGGAAATAAGTAGTTTTTCCCATCTTTTTGTTCTAGATGAATAATTGTAGATAAATATTCTAAATTTAATTGATGACAAATTCCAGAACCAGGAGGAATAACACGAAAATTACTAAAATTAGTTTGAGACCATTTTATAAATTTATATTTATCTTTATTTTTTTCTATTTGAGATTTAATATTTTCAGACAAACAATAATGTTCTAAATCATAATCAAAAAGTAAATCAACCGTAAGCTTAGGATTGATTTTGTCTATTTTTTCTGGAGTATCTTTTACTTTTTCCCTTAAACTTGCCAAATCAATCAAAGAAGGAAGTATTGTAAAATCTTGAGTAATCATTCTTGAAGGGTAAAAATTAATAAAAGAGTTTTTTCTAGTCAAAAAGGTATCAATTATATACTCAATTTCTTCATCACTTGTTGCTTTTCTTAAATTCTCTTCTAATAAAATTTTCAAAGAAATTGGAAGGTTTCTTAAACTTTCATATATTGAAAAAACTTTTTTTAAATCATAATAATAAAAAAGTTCATTCTCTATTTCAAAACTATTAAGAATATTCATTCCACTTAACC
This portion of the Arcobacter nitrofigilis DSM 7299 genome encodes:
- a CDS encoding sulfite exporter TauE/SafE family protein, whose product is MIFELLFLGLVTGFVSGFFGVGGGMILVPMLLLSGLVMKEAISISVVQMVFSSIYGSFLNSKKQSGILIDGIAIGGGGFIGGLCSGFVVAAFSNLTLQYIFILIMLASILKLFFTPAEHDKKEKNQSILLLVLIGAISGAIAMSVGAGGSIIITPILVGFMNYNLKRATTLGLFFVIFSSTAGFISLSFNGHMLYSQGIMVGLASLVGVYLGIKIKHMINIVSYKKYILILYTLTFSIMIYKTI
- a CDS encoding DEAD/DEAH box helicase encodes the protein MSFFKLKLSDQINKSLTENRYIKPTEIQEKVIPLVLEHKDIIAKAQTGSGKTASFVLPILNLWYKQNYEGKPKIRCLVLTPTRELALQVATAFLTFSKYMNKKPKVVSVIGGESIGEQLLNIQKGCDVIVATTGRLLDILKKKQMDLSNLDFFVLDEADKMLDFGFEEELELLLEVLPKKRQNLLFSATYPTKMLNIASKITENPIEISIENEEATVQSINQRVIEVNKENRSALLRHLIKEENWQQVLVFMANKRSCDNLAFKFRKYGFEAESFHGDLIQEERNETLEGFKAKKIKVLFATDIAARGLHIENISCVVNYDLPRATADYIHRIGRTGRAGKSGIAVSFISHEDKEHFALIEKRSDISLEKEQIKGFELTGSPIKKEKGLPPVKGKRKSKKDKLREQALKKTK
- the acnA gene encoding aconitate hydratase AcnA encodes the protein MNILNSFEIENELFYYYDLKKVFSIYESLRNLPISLKILLEENLRKATSDEEIEYIIDTFLTRKNSFINFYPSRMITQDFTILPSLIDLASLREKVKDTPEKIDKINPKLTVDLLFDYDLEHYCLSENIKSQIEKNKDKYKFIKWSQTNFSNFRVIPPGSGICHQLNLEYLSTIIHLEQKDGKNYLFPETVLGSNSNSSITNSLGVLSYSVGGIDTQLSLLGYPIKFKLPKVLGVNIKGKLRKGLTSSDLVLYLKFRLKEHGINKQIVEFLGDGLSELTLEDRSYLSNMATKYGAISFYFPIEDKTLLYFTNTKNSNEFSKLIKRYLKNQELFFENKELSFDETIEINLDELEPIIFDYKDIENKVRIKELDNLYITKEGITLKDTSIVLASINTCTMVSNPYLLIHAGLVAKKAYELGLKANENIKKVLIIKSHIVKSYLTKLDLLKYFEYLGFDIIGNECDTIYLLDERIEEEIRKYNLNVVSISSGNRHLKEKIHPLIKSSYLMSPSLLIVYTLGQTIKSNIIKEMKSCEFWPNNDLVIEYLDKLDFKFYKEIYNNIFLGDISWQNIQIFKSKTFDWDENSIDIKQSNFINSVEDENNQIENAAILALLGDNIETKYISPQGQISLYSEAGNYLEQKGIKSFDYNTFESRCGNFEIMSRGMFDNVSLKNKIISKEGGFTKDFEKDEIVSIYELAQRFKQRQRPLVLFAGENFGIGEEIEWSIKGIKELGIRAIIAKSFDKKYKSDLHCLGILALEFTENEDINILALKGDELIDIYLDERIKTNSLYNLIISSNRGIIDTKLNNSIDESNYKNNSNLSSLLNDLIAK